GGGGAAACACTGGATAGGATTTTGAAGATTCTCAAGAAATAACCCCATGACGGAGATTGGCATGCCGTGTGACCCTATAAAAGATGCGTTGCGCGATCCTGACAAGCCTTGGTCGGCTGAGCGTAGAAGGTTGTCTCTCGTTGAAATGTGCGCGTTTGGTTTCCAAACAGGACGGATGTCTACTTGATCATCTGGATACGCATCGGGACGCTGGAGTCTTATAACAAGGACGGCAGGGATTTCTGGCTGAAGAGACGTCTCGAGGAAATCTCCGGGCAACCGTGCCTGATGCTGCACCAGGAGCAGATGACGCCGGAGATCGTGGCCCCGCTGAAGCCTCGCGCTATGCTGCTCAGCGGCGCCGGCACCTTCTTCCAGCATTTCAAACCCGATGCGTTTTACGGTTTTGAGGATACGCTGAACGCGATGGCGGACGTGCCAACCCTGGGACTGTGCGCCAGCCACCAGCTCATGGGGTTCATGTTCAACGACGGTTTTCGCAACCTGACGGAACTCGAAGACGAGATGATGCGGCCGCTGCGGCCCGGCGAACCCGACGTGCTCGATCCCAATCCCGATGCGCTGGGCTATTTCTGCGAAGAAGGATTTTACCCGGTGAGTCCGGTGCGGCCCGATCCGCTGTTCGACAAACTGCCCGATCCGGTGGTCGTCCGGCAGTCGCACTACGCGGAGATGAAGACCGTGCCGCCGGACTTCGATCTCATAGCGTCGAACGAGAACTGCCGGATCCAGGCGATCAGGCACCGGGAGCGGCCCCTGTACGGCACGCAGTTCCACCCGGAATACTACGTCGACGTCTACCCCCACGGCCGGAAGATCCTGGAGAACTTCTTCCGCGTGGCCGGGGTGTTGTAGAGACTAACCAGGGGCGATCGGAATCTACAATCTACAGGCTCACGTTTCTTTTCTGTGCCACCACTCTTCGAGGGCGGTGCACTGAAGAGTGCCCTGTTCGCTTGAAAACACGAGCCTGAACGTCCCGTCGAGCGTGACCCGCGCTCCGGTTGCCTGCAGCGTGTATTGGGCTTGCCAGCCGGCAATCGCGGTATCGTCTCTTACCGCCCAGACCTGCGACGCAAACTCGATGTTCTCGTGTGTTTCCACCGCGTACTTCTGCCAATACGCCCGAATTTCGTGCCGTCCTCTCATTGGTTCATCAAAGGGCGTTTCCCGATAAGTGGCCGTCTCGGCAAACAGCGTCACCACCTGGTCCGGGTCGCTACCCTCCCAGGCACGGCCGTATTCGTCGAGCCAGTTCCGAACGTCCTGTTCCGTCATGGTCTTCTCCGTCCTCAGCTGCGTGATCTACACACCGCCAAACGTCGCCATTTTGGGTAAAGCGTAATGGCACAGTAACTTGTGTCAAGGGCATTCGGAATATCGCTTGACATAAGGTTATCGTGCGTGATACGGTTTGCGTATCCGACTCGTTCGATATCGATAAAAAAGAGGTTCCAATGGCCATACATAATTTCGGCATGAGCGAGCTGGCCCGGTTTGCCGAGGAAGGCTACCTACGTCTCGGCCGGGTGGCTTCCGACGAACACCTGCGGGCCATGCGCGACCGCATCGACGACATCATGATGGGCAAGGTCCGCTACGAGGGCATGCCCATGCAGCGCGACACGACGACGGGCGAGTACGGTGAACTGCCGACGAGGACGTTCGAGGAAAGCGAGGAGACGCTCGCTTACCGGCGCATCGACGATCTGCAGCTGGATCCGCTCTACCTGGGATACATGCAGCATCCGTTTTTCCGGGAGGTCACGGAGGCCCTCATCGGTCCGAACGTCTCCATCTTCCGGGCCATGTTCATGAACAAACCGGCCGAGCACGGCACCCATCTCCCCTGGCACCAGGACGTCGGCATCGGGTGGGGGCTGGATTCGAATCCGGAGGTGACGATCTGGACCGCCCTCGATCCGGCGACGGTGGAAAACGGCTGCATGCAGGTCGTGCCCGGCAGCCACAAGCACGGCGTGATCAACGAGATGCACTTCCCGTCGGAGGAGGACCAGGCCAGATACGCACGCGATGAAGACTGTATCTACATGGAAGCCGAGGCGGGCGAGGCCATTTTGCTGAACAACCTGCTCCTGCACCGGTCGGCCCGCAATCCAACCGGAAAGCCCCGCCGGGCATTCAGCATCGCGTACATGGACGCGTCCACGCGGGCGGTCAATACCGGTGAAACCTTCCCCGTTATCTTCGGAGAAGGTGCGCTGACCGGAGGCGAACTGATCGATGGCGCGCTGGCCGATGGCGCGTTGGCCGGCCGCTGACCGATGGCGCATTGACTGATGGCCGAGGGCGTATTGACTGATGGCGTCCAGCCAGATAGCACGCCGACCGGCCGCTCGAAGACCGCCGGCACACCGACCGAGAACGCACTCCGGGAGAACCGACATTGAAACTAGAAGGGCGCATCGCGCTCATCACGGGCGGCGGAACGGGGATCGGGGCCGCCACGGCGAGACTCTTTGCCGAGGAAGGCGCGGCCGTCTGCGTTACGGGGCGCAGGAAGGCTCCGCTGGATGAAGTCGTTACCGCCATAGAGGCTAAGGGCGGACGAGCGGTGGCCGTTACCGGGGATGTGGCCATCACCGAAGATTGCCAGCGGATGGTCGACCAGACGACAGCCACCTTTGGGAAGATCGACGTGCTGGTCAACAACGCGGGGACGGCGACGCTGATGGACGCCGCCGAGATTACGGACGAGTTGTGGGACCAAACCTTAGCCACCAACCTCTCCGGCGCGTTCCGCATGATCCGGGCCGTCCTGCCCGGCATGATTTCCCGGAGCGCCGGGAGTATCGTCAACGTCAGCTCGATCCTCGCGCAATCGGGAATGAAGAAGTCGGCGGCCTATGGCGCCTCCAAGGCGGGACTTGACCAGTTGACGCGTGTCCTGGCCGTCGAGTTCGCAGATCGCGGGATTCGGGTCAACGCCGTAGCGCCGGGGTGGGTGGATACCCCCATGACGGAATCCGTGCAGGCCCATGCCGCCATGTACCAACGACTGAAGAAAAAGCACCCCATGGACCGTTTCGGTGTGCCTGATGAAGTGGCACAAGCCATCCTGTTCCTGGCTTCCGACCAGGCATCCTTTACGACCGGATCGGTTTTGATGGTCGACGGGGGTTGGAGCGCAGCCTGATTGTAATCATGAAACTGACCGGAGACCGAAAATGGGTTTGAGAACGGCCGAAGAATACCTGGAAGGATTGCGGGACGGCAGGACGATCTACTTTCGCGGCGAGCGGGTGCCGGACCTCATGGCGCATCCGGAATTGCGCGTGGGCGCTAAGCACACGGCACTGGACTATCACCTCGCCGAGGACGAAGCGCACCGGGACCTGTTCACCGCGTTGTGTCCCGAGTCGGGTGAGCGCGTCAGCCGCTACTTCATCCCGCCGGCTAACACGGAGGACCTGCTGAAGCGCCGGGAGATGATCGAGACGAGTACCCGCGAGGGCAGCGGCGTGGTCCTGCTCATCAAGGAAATCGGCACGGACGCCCTTTTCTCGCTCCGGCTCGTCGCGCGGCAGATCGACGAGAAACATGGCACAGGGTACCTGGATCGCGTGAAGAACTACCACGCCGAATGCCGCGACCGCGACCTGAGCATGGCCGTGGCCCAGACGGATGCCAAGGGGGACCGCAGCCGCCTCCCATCCCAGCAGACCCACCCCGATTACTACGTGCGGATCGTGGAACGCCGTCCCGACGGCATCGTCGTCCGCGGAGCCAAGGCCCATACTACGGGGACCGCCTTCGTGGACGAAGTGGTCGTGCTGCCCACACGGGCCATCTCGGAAGAGGACAGGGACTACGCCGTGGCCTTCGCCGTGCCCGTCAACACACCGGGCGTGCGGCTCATCGCCAGTCCCTTCGGGTTCTCGGGCGAGAGCACCTATCACCACCCGGTCAGCTCGAAGCACCACCTGGTCGAAACCCTGACCGTGTTCGACGACGTGTTCGTACCGAACGAGCGGGTCTTCCTGGCCGGCGAGTGGGATTTCGCCGGGGTGCTGGCCAACGCCTTCGTGGAGTTTCACCGGTTCACGGCCGTGTCCTACAAGCCGCCGCTCCTCGACCTCTTCATCGGCGCAGCCTCCCTGATCGCCGTGTACAACGGGGTGGAGAAGGCGAGCCACATCCGCGACAAGGCCACGCGTCTCATCACCTACACGGAGACGGTCCGCGCCCTGACCCGCGCGGCCGCCATGGACTGCAAGGTGGTGGACGGCATTGCGGTACCGGACACGCTCACGACCAACATCGCCAAGTATCATTTCGCCAACAATTATCACGAGGCGGTGCGGGATGTGCAGGACATCGCCGGGGCCCTGCTGGTCACAGGCCCGTCGGAAGCGGACTGGCACAACGAGGAGACGAAGAGCGACCTGGAGCGCTACCTGGGCGGGCGCAAGGGCGTGCCGACCATGGACCGGATGAAGGCCATCAATCTCATCCGCGACCTCACGGCTTCGGATTTCGGCGGGTACCACGAGCTGCTGGCTATCCATGCCGAGGGCTCGCTCGAGGCGCAGAAGATAACCATATTTCGCGGATACGACCTGCTGCGGTGCATGGATGTGGCGAAGAAGGCCGCGGGGATCGAGTAGGGGAAAGCCAATGAGTTCCGGCAATGGCCCGGTCATCATGAGCGGCCGCACGCTGGCCGACGAGATGCAGGCCAGGCTCGCGAATGAAACGGCCGAAATGCGGGAGCGGGGGATCACGCCTGGGCTGGCGACGATCCTGGTTGGCGACGACGGGCCCAGCGCGACCTATATCTCCATGAAACACCGGGCGTGCGACGAGATCGGCATCCGGTCCATCCATACCCACATGCCCGCATCCACTTCACAGGAAGAACTGCTGCAGACCATCGGCCGCATGAACGAAGATCCGGAGGTCGACGCGATCCTGGTTCAGATCCCGCTGCCGGAAGGACTCGATGAGGACGAAGCGCTGCTCTCCGTAGCGCCGGACAAGGACGCAGACGGGCTCAATCCCATCAACCTGGGCCGGCTGGTGATCGGCAAGCCGGGCCCCCTGCCCTGCACGCCCAACGGCATCCTCGCCCTGCTGGTCCATTACGGCGTGCCCATCGAAGGCAAGAACGTGACGATCGTGGGCCGCGGACTGACCATCGGTCGGCCGCTGGCCCTCCTGCTGTCGTTGAAACGGCCCCACTGCAACGCGGCGGTCACCGTACTGCATTCGGCCGTACCCGACCTGGCCGCCCACCTGCGCGAAGCCGACATCATCATCGCCGCCGCGGGATCGCCCGGACTGATCACGAAGGACATGGTGAAACCCGGCGCGGCCGTGGTGGCAGCCGGCATCACCAGGAAGGGCAAGAAGCTCCTCAGCGATGTGGACGAGGACGTGGGCGAGGTCGCCGGATGGATCACGCCCCGCATCGGGGGCGTCGGTCCCATGACCGTGGCCATGCTGATGGAGAATACGGTGATGGCGGCCCGTCGGCGGGTCTAGGCCCCTACGCAATCTGCCCCCAGTTTCCCAGGTCCACCTCCCCCGGTACCGGTTCCCGTCCCGAGAAGAAGTGCTCCAGCGCGCCCAGCGTGATCTCGCCGATCGTGAGGTGGCCGTAAGCGCCCGTGCCCGAGCTGTGGGGCGTGATGACCACGTTGGGGAGGGACCGCAGCCGATGATCGGGCGGCAGGGGTTCGGGCGTGGTCACGTCAAGCTGGACCTGGATCCTGCCGGTCTTCGCTTGTTCGTACAGCGCGTCGTGGTCCAGGACGGATCCCCGCGAGGTGTTGACCAGGACACCGTCGTCCCGTAATAGCCGCAGTTGCTCCGCGCCGATCATGCGGTCCGTCTCCGGGATGGACGGCGCGTGTATGGTCACCATGTTCGACGCCTCGAACAGCGTGTTCAGATCCACCCGTTCCACGTTCATACGGCCGGCGTCCCAATCACTCAGGTAGGGATCGAAGACGAGCATGCGGACGTTGAAGGGCCGGAGCAGCCGGATCACCTCCCGTCCCACCATGCTGGCGCTGACGATGCCCACCGTGGCGCCGCGCAGGAACTGGTTCGACCAGTTCTTGTCCGGATCCCGCCACATGCCCCTGTTACGGATATTGAGCGTGTCGTGGACCCACCTGCGGCTCATCATGATCAAGGCGCCGACCGCGTGTTCCGCCACGTTGAGGGCGATGGCGCCACGCGCGCTGACGACGCGGATCCCCCCGGGCACCAGTTGGCCGGTGACCATCTCCGAAGTGAACAGGTACTTGACCGATCCGGCGGAGTGGACGACGATCTTCAGCTTGTCCGCACGCTGCAGCGCGGCTGCGCTGATCGGCATAACCCCCCATCCGGTGACCAGCCCGTCGAAGCCGGCGATCCCTTCTTCCACCTCTCCGGCGGTCAACGCACGGTCGGTTACGTTCTCCACCACGTCGAAGCCGGCCAGCAACCGCCGGTAGGTCTCATCCTTGAAGACGCCGGCGGTGTGGGACGGCGTCGGCAGGTACCAGATGCGGGGTTTACTCATGGGAAATGTCCTGCTTCCGGACCAGGTACCGGCAGCGGTCGTCTCCAACTATCTTGTGCTCGTCCCGTCGCACCCCGGCATCGAGCGTACGTTCGAACAATTCCTGTTCGAACTGGCAGACCTTCGGGAATCGGCGTGCGATCTCGTAGATCGGGCAGTGATGCTCCACCAGGATATACTCATCGCCGTCCAAGTGGGATTCGGCCATGTATCCCTCCCGGTCCCGGATTTCTGCGAGAACGCGCACCTGTTCCGCGAGGTGCTGTCCGGCCATCTGTTGTTTGTATTCCGTTTCAAGCCGTTCCGTGCGCAAGGCGAAGAGGCTGTCGACCTTCTCCGTACCGTCGGTTTCGGCGATCTGTTCGAGCAGTTCCACCGCGAGTTGGCCGTACCGTATCGGGAA
This genomic window from Gemmatimonadota bacterium contains:
- a CDS encoding SDR family oxidoreductase — protein: MKLEGRIALITGGGTGIGAATARLFAEEGAAVCVTGRRKAPLDEVVTAIEAKGGRAVAVTGDVAITEDCQRMVDQTTATFGKIDVLVNNAGTATLMDAAEITDELWDQTLATNLSGAFRMIRAVLPGMISRSAGSIVNVSSILAQSGMKKSAAYGASKAGLDQLTRVLAVEFADRGIRVNAVAPGWVDTPMTESVQAHAAMYQRLKKKHPMDRFGVPDEVAQAILFLASDQASFTTGSVLMVDGGWSAA
- a CDS encoding gamma-aminobutyrate dehydratase, with translation MGLRTAEEYLEGLRDGRTIYFRGERVPDLMAHPELRVGAKHTALDYHLAEDEAHRDLFTALCPESGERVSRYFIPPANTEDLLKRREMIETSTREGSGVVLLIKEIGTDALFSLRLVARQIDEKHGTGYLDRVKNYHAECRDRDLSMAVAQTDAKGDRSRLPSQQTHPDYYVRIVERRPDGIVVRGAKAHTTGTAFVDEVVVLPTRAISEEDRDYAVAFAVPVNTPGVRLIASPFGFSGESTYHHPVSSKHHLVETLTVFDDVFVPNERVFLAGEWDFAGVLANAFVEFHRFTAVSYKPPLLDLFIGAASLIAVYNGVEKASHIRDKATRLITYTETVRALTRAAAMDCKVVDGIAVPDTLTTNIAKYHFANNYHEAVRDVQDIAGALLVTGPSEADWHNEETKSDLERYLGGRKGVPTMDRMKAINLIRDLTASDFGGYHELLAIHAEGSLEAQKITIFRGYDLLRCMDVAKKAAGIE
- a CDS encoding bifunctional 5,10-methylenetetrahydrofolate dehydrogenase/5,10-methenyltetrahydrofolate cyclohydrolase, with the translated sequence MSSGNGPVIMSGRTLADEMQARLANETAEMRERGITPGLATILVGDDGPSATYISMKHRACDEIGIRSIHTHMPASTSQEELLQTIGRMNEDPEVDAILVQIPLPEGLDEDEALLSVAPDKDADGLNPINLGRLVIGKPGPLPCTPNGILALLVHYGVPIEGKNVTIVGRGLTIGRPLALLLSLKRPHCNAAVTVLHSAVPDLAAHLREADIIIAAAGSPGLITKDMVKPGAAVVAAGITRKGKKLLSDVDEDVGEVAGWITPRIGGVGPMTVAMLMENTVMAARRRV
- a CDS encoding transcriptional regulator; its protein translation is MNMPHPESTTRRQILELLKRKGEMTAGQLAREIGITSMGVRQHLSGLERDDLVETRVVRQDRGRPAHYFVLTDAAEHLFPIRYGQLAVELLEQIAETDGTEKVDSLFALRTERLETEYKQQMAGQHLAEQVRVLAEIRDREGYMAESHLDGDEYILVEHHCPIYEIARRFPKVCQFEQELFERTLDAGVRRDEHKIVGDDRCRYLVRKQDISHE
- a CDS encoding hydroxyacid dehydrogenase, encoding MSKPRIWYLPTPSHTAGVFKDETYRRLLAGFDVVENVTDRALTAGEVEEGIAGFDGLVTGWGVMPISAAALQRADKLKIVVHSAGSVKYLFTSEMVTGQLVPGGIRVVSARGAIALNVAEHAVGALIMMSRRWVHDTLNIRNRGMWRDPDKNWSNQFLRGATVGIVSASMVGREVIRLLRPFNVRMLVFDPYLSDWDAGRMNVERVDLNTLFEASNMVTIHAPSIPETDRMIGAEQLRLLRDDGVLVNTSRGSVLDHDALYEQAKTGRIQVQLDVTTPEPLPPDHRLRSLPNVVITPHSSGTGAYGHLTIGEITLGALEHFFSGREPVPGEVDLGNWGQIA
- a CDS encoding phytanoyl-CoA dioxygenase family protein, yielding MAIHNFGMSELARFAEEGYLRLGRVASDEHLRAMRDRIDDIMMGKVRYEGMPMQRDTTTGEYGELPTRTFEESEETLAYRRIDDLQLDPLYLGYMQHPFFREVTEALIGPNVSIFRAMFMNKPAEHGTHLPWHQDVGIGWGLDSNPEVTIWTALDPATVENGCMQVVPGSHKHGVINEMHFPSEEDQARYARDEDCIYMEAEAGEAILLNNLLLHRSARNPTGKPRRAFSIAYMDASTRAVNTGETFPVIFGEGALTGGELIDGALADGALAGR
- a CDS encoding nuclear transport factor 2 family protein is translated as MTEQDVRNWLDEYGRAWEGSDPDQVVTLFAETATYRETPFDEPMRGRHEIRAYWQKYAVETHENIEFASQVWAVRDDTAIAGWQAQYTLQATGARVTLDGTFRLVFSSEQGTLQCTALEEWWHRKET